CTGCGCGATTCGATCTCCCCGGCGGAACGGGCGATCGGCCCGGCGATGCAGCACGATATCTCCGTTCCGGTGGACCGCATGGCCGCCTTCGTCGAACACGCGGTGCCGGAGGTGGAGGCCCGCTTTTCCGGCACCCGCGCGGTCGCCTTCGGCCACCTGGGCGACGGCAACGTCCATTTCCACGTGCTTGCCCCGCAAGGCGCCCCGCGCGGCGAATGGGAAGATGGCGAAGGCAAGGCAATCAGCTCCTTCGTGCACGATCTGGTGACCGACTGGGGCGGTTCGATCAGTGCCGAACACGGCATCGGCCAGATGAAGCGCGACGAACTGGAACGCCTGGGCGATCCGGTGGCGATGGCCATGATGCGCAGCGTCAAGCAAGCGCTTGACCCGCAAGGGCTGCTCAACCCCGGCAAACTCGTTGCGCTTGCGCCGGGAGCTTCCAGCAACTAAGCGCGCCCGATGCGCGGGGCCCGGTCCCTGCCCAACCGATATTTCTAGCGACCCGGAGAGATTTCAATGGCCAGCGCGCCCCAGCCTAACCTGCCCCTGTTTTATAACGACCTGATGCCGCTCAACAGCCGCGATCATGCGAAGTGGAATACGCGCACGATCGAATCTGCCAAGTGGCTTTCCGGTCAGCACGCGATCCCGCTGACGGTGGACGAATTCGTCCAGGCGCAGCGCGATTTCCCCATCGTTTTCTCGTCCGGCGACAACCCGCTGCCGCTGGCCCTGATGGGCCTCAACGAAGGCGTGAACACTTTCGTCGACGAAGAAGGCAAAGTGAACGATCCGGTTTACCTGCCGGCCTATATCCGTCGCTACCCCTTCATGCTCGCGCGGCTCAATCAGGATTCGGACGAGCTTTCGCTCTGCTTCGACCCGACGACCGAAGCGGTCGGCGAGTTCAAGGAAGGCGAATCGCTGTTCGACGACGAGAGCAAGCCGACCGCCGCAACCCAGCGCATTCTCGAATTCTGCCAGCACTTCGAAGAAGCCGGCCAGCGGACGAAGAACTTCGTCGACGAGCTGAAGAAGCACGAACTGCTGATGGATGGAGAAATCGCCATCACGCAGCAGGACAACCCCGATAATCCTTACGTCTATCGCGGTTTCCAGATGGTCAATCAGGAAAAGCTGCGCGAAGTGCGTGGCGACGTTCTGCGGACCTGGAACCAGAACGGCCTGCTCGCGCTGATCAACGCGCACCTGTTCTCGCTCGATCTGATGCGCTCCATCTTCGCGCGTCAGCAGCAGCAGGGCAAGGGTCCGCAGATCGCCGGCGAAGCCAAGGGCGGCGATGCCGGCACGAATGC
The nucleotide sequence above comes from Pelagerythrobacter marensis. Encoded proteins:
- a CDS encoding SapC family protein, coding for MASAPQPNLPLFYNDLMPLNSRDHAKWNTRTIESAKWLSGQHAIPLTVDEFVQAQRDFPIVFSSGDNPLPLALMGLNEGVNTFVDEEGKVNDPVYLPAYIRRYPFMLARLNQDSDELSLCFDPTTEAVGEFKEGESLFDDESKPTAATQRILEFCQHFEEAGQRTKNFVDELKKHELLMDGEIAITQQDNPDNPYVYRGFQMVNQEKLREVRGDVLRTWNQNGLLALINAHLFSLDLMRSIFARQQQQGKGPQIAGEAKGGDAGTNAKAKDAKAKDAKAKG